In Plasmodium reichenowi strain SY57 chromosome 5, whole genome shotgun sequence, the following proteins share a genomic window:
- a CDS encoding putative membrane protein (conserved Plasmodium membrane protein, unknown function) → MIKIKNISLNRISSIASIICLLDCIIIPIVMFTLSVFNIFNSQLAHLHEISDILALYIMTPICSLCILFNFIQLKNVLLLTWGIFSVILFVISHGHFNIGPKCNELLEKYHVFISILSIILLLSNNYTSQKMIKKRNLDHCCSIKRFGKKANNSPFTNHHSSEHACNEDHHDHHNRTNSASSNNGNKYYMNYDKNERELVSFL, encoded by the exons ATgattaaaattaaaaa TATAAGTTTGAATAGAATATCATCTATTGCAAGTATCATTTGCTTGCTTGATTGTATTATAATTCCCATTGTTATGTTTACATTATCCGTTTTTAACATTTTCAATTCACAACTAGCACATCTTCATGAAATATCCGATATa ctagctttatatattatgacTCCAATATGTTCACTTTGTAtcctttttaattttattcaattaaaaaatgtcTTATTACTCACATGGGGTATATTTAgtgttatattatttgtaattTCACATGGGCATTTTAATATAGGTCCCAAATGTAACGAGCTTTTAGAAAAATACCatgtatttatatcaattttatctataatcttattattaagtaataattatacatcacagaaaatgataaagaaaagaaatttGGATCACTGTTGTTCAATAAAAAGATTCGGAAAAAAGGCAAATAATTCGCCTTTTACCAATCACCATTCTAGTGAACATGCATGTAATGAAGATCATCATGATCATCATAATCGTACGAATTCAGCATCATCAAATAATGggaataaatattatatgaactatgataaaaatgaaagagAATTAGTAAGCttcttataa